A window of the Streptomyces sp. NBC_01351 genome harbors these coding sequences:
- a CDS encoding FAD-dependent monooxygenase, which yields MPRTVLISGAGIAGPALAHWLTRHGFHPTVVELAPALRPGGQAVDFRGETHLSVLHQMGVLEDLRRIQTGGSPMTFVDAHDKPLLHLPAEFAGGDIEVLRGDLSRVLYESSLPSTEYVFGDSATSLTETATGVHVTFRHAPPRTFDLVIGADGIHSHVRRLAFGPEADHVTHLGYYAAGWSLPNHLDLRPGTGSLGHNAPGRLASVGTDPTDPTRARAFFVFASPELSHDHDDTETQKRLLRQAFTGLPWRVDQLLDSLTAADDLYFDSISRVDVPTWSSGRIALLGDAACGATIGGMGTGTGIVAAYVLAGELARSPEDHQAAFTRYESLVRPYAQGCQKGGDRTGPFLAPASNLGLRLRNGLLSRRRILTWMLKAGKQTSTLPLPLANPDALQAADAEHSAG from the coding sequence ATGCCCCGAACCGTACTCATCTCCGGCGCCGGCATCGCCGGCCCCGCCCTAGCCCACTGGCTCACCCGCCACGGCTTCCACCCCACCGTCGTCGAACTCGCCCCCGCCCTCCGCCCCGGCGGCCAGGCCGTCGACTTCCGCGGCGAGACCCACCTCTCCGTCCTCCACCAGATGGGCGTCCTCGAAGACCTCCGCCGCATCCAGACCGGCGGATCCCCCATGACCTTCGTCGACGCCCACGACAAGCCGCTCCTCCACCTCCCTGCCGAGTTCGCCGGCGGGGACATAGAGGTGCTGCGCGGCGACCTCTCCCGCGTCCTCTACGAGTCCTCCCTCCCCTCCACCGAGTACGTCTTCGGAGACTCGGCCACCTCCCTCACCGAAACCGCCACCGGCGTGCACGTCACCTTCCGCCACGCCCCGCCCCGCACCTTCGACCTCGTCATCGGCGCCGACGGCATCCACTCCCACGTCCGCCGCCTCGCCTTCGGCCCGGAGGCCGACCACGTCACCCACCTCGGCTACTACGCCGCCGGCTGGAGCCTCCCCAACCACCTCGACCTCCGCCCCGGCACCGGCTCCCTCGGCCACAACGCCCCCGGCCGCCTCGCCAGCGTCGGCACGGACCCCACCGACCCCACCCGCGCCCGCGCCTTCTTCGTCTTCGCCTCCCCGGAACTCAGCCACGACCACGACGACACCGAGACCCAAAAGCGCCTCCTCCGCCAGGCCTTCACCGGCCTCCCCTGGCGGGTGGACCAGCTCCTCGACTCCCTCACCGCCGCCGACGACCTCTACTTCGACTCCATCAGCCGCGTCGACGTACCCACCTGGTCGTCCGGCCGGATCGCCCTCCTCGGCGACGCCGCCTGCGGCGCGACCATCGGCGGCATGGGCACCGGCACCGGGATCGTGGCCGCGTACGTCCTGGCAGGCGAACTCGCCCGCTCCCCCGAGGACCACCAGGCCGCCTTCACCCGCTACGAATCGCTCGTACGCCCCTACGCCCAGGGGTGCCAGAAGGGCGGTGACCGTACGGGCCCCTTCCTCGCCCCGGCCTCCAACCTCGGCCTGCGCCTACGCAACGGCCTGCTCAGCCGGCGCCGGATCCTCACCTGGATGCTCAAGGCCGGCAAGCAGACGTCCACGCTCCCCCTCCCCCTCGCCAACCCAGATGCACTCCAGGCAGCGGATGCGGAACACTCTGCCGGGTGA
- a CDS encoding ScbR family autoregulator-binding transcription factor, with protein sequence MARVRQQRAEITRQAILDGAAIAFDAAGFGGTSLSEVVKHAGVTKGALYFHFQSKEALARTLVDEQFQISSGIPAIEEPGLQTVIDLTHQMASGLRVNVRVRAAIRLVIEFGSFTDPDPSPYNTWIDTCRGCLTPAQARGDVLPSLDVNDLSTFLVGSFTGIQVTSHVRTHREDLHTRITDLWDFLLPGIVPASRIPHFAPAGSPECRAELGLTSSG encoded by the coding sequence GTGGCGAGGGTCAGGCAGCAACGGGCCGAGATCACCCGGCAGGCCATCCTCGACGGCGCGGCCATCGCCTTCGACGCCGCCGGCTTCGGCGGCACCAGCCTCAGCGAGGTCGTCAAGCACGCCGGAGTCACCAAGGGCGCCCTGTACTTCCACTTCCAGTCCAAGGAAGCCCTCGCCCGCACCCTGGTGGACGAGCAGTTCCAGATCTCCTCCGGCATCCCCGCCATCGAGGAGCCGGGCCTCCAGACGGTCATCGACCTCACCCACCAGATGGCGTCCGGGCTGCGCGTCAACGTCCGCGTCCGTGCCGCCATCCGCCTCGTCATCGAGTTCGGCTCGTTCACCGACCCGGACCCGTCCCCCTACAACACCTGGATCGACACCTGCCGAGGCTGTCTGACACCGGCCCAGGCGCGCGGCGACGTACTGCCGTCGCTCGACGTGAACGACCTCTCGACCTTCCTCGTCGGATCGTTCACCGGCATCCAGGTCACCTCGCACGTCCGCACCCACCGCGAGGACCTGCACACCCGGATCACCGACCTGTGGGACTTCCTCCTCCCGGGGATCGTGCCCGCGAGCCGCATTCCCCACTTCGCCCCGGCGGGCTCGCCCGAGTGCCGGGCCGAACTCGGTCTGACGTCCTCCGGCTGA
- a CDS encoding ParA family protein, producing the protein MTSPSSQSDREKVVSKLPPWLRQELKIRTAQLRVDIQDAVHQGIAHWSALASAPSPVDTSGAESFSTWLPAGQWESFRADSKDRGVSLIQGLAQAVRLWLELNPAPTVKRPSVVRRIIVCNQKGGVGKTAITAGTAEALAEDPAALHPVRIARQLARLSPAEDAPGTPTTHPDPTTNTTTNTPLDLEDLPGLGMRVLLIDFDPQGHLTKQLGQQPLPIGGDSLTCHMAGEAKGPLKDLIAPIEHDRFGDRLHLLPACTDAFLLDVRLSTVRAREAALERALAPVESDYDVILVDCPPSLGLSMDAAIYYGRRRDAEQPGASGALIVVQAEDSSADAYDLLTSQINDLRDDLSLDIDYLGLVVNLYDGRRGYIATSSLQAWMDIKDPRVVAVVPDLKEQREAVRVKQPLFVYAPKGDQAVAFRALAREIS; encoded by the coding sequence ATGACTTCGCCCTCGTCTCAGAGCGACCGAGAGAAGGTCGTCTCCAAGCTCCCCCCGTGGCTGCGCCAGGAGTTGAAAATCCGCACCGCCCAACTGCGGGTGGACATCCAGGACGCCGTTCACCAGGGGATCGCCCACTGGAGCGCACTCGCCTCCGCTCCCTCCCCCGTCGACACCTCCGGCGCCGAATCGTTCTCCACCTGGCTGCCCGCCGGCCAGTGGGAGTCCTTCCGCGCCGACTCCAAGGACCGGGGCGTCTCCCTCATCCAGGGCCTCGCCCAGGCGGTCCGCCTCTGGCTGGAGCTGAACCCGGCCCCCACGGTCAAGCGCCCCTCCGTGGTCCGCCGCATCATCGTGTGCAACCAGAAGGGCGGAGTCGGCAAGACCGCCATCACCGCCGGCACGGCCGAGGCCCTGGCCGAGGACCCCGCGGCCCTCCACCCGGTCCGCATCGCCCGCCAACTGGCCCGCCTCTCACCCGCCGAGGACGCCCCCGGCACGCCCACCACACACCCCGACCCGACCACAAACACGACCACGAACACCCCCCTGGACCTGGAAGACCTCCCCGGCCTGGGCATGCGCGTCCTGCTGATCGACTTCGACCCCCAGGGCCACCTCACCAAGCAGCTCGGCCAGCAGCCGCTGCCTATCGGCGGCGACAGCCTCACCTGCCACATGGCCGGCGAGGCCAAGGGCCCCCTCAAGGACCTCATCGCGCCCATCGAGCACGACCGGTTCGGGGACCGCCTCCACCTCCTCCCCGCCTGCACGGACGCCTTCCTCCTCGACGTCCGCCTCTCCACGGTCCGCGCCCGCGAGGCCGCCCTCGAACGGGCCCTCGCCCCGGTCGAGTCCGACTACGACGTCATCCTGGTCGACTGCCCGCCGAGCCTCGGCCTCAGCATGGACGCGGCCATCTACTACGGCCGCCGCCGCGACGCCGAACAGCCCGGCGCCTCGGGCGCGCTGATCGTCGTACAGGCGGAGGACTCGTCAGCCGACGCGTACGACCTGCTCACCTCCCAGATCAACGACCTCCGCGACGACCTCAGCCTGGACATCGACTACCTCGGCCTCGTCGTGAACCTCTACGACGGCCGCCGCGGCTACATCGCGACCTCCTCCCTCCAAGCCTGGATGGACATAAAGGACCCCCGCGTGGTCGCCGTGGTCCCCGACCTCAAGGAACAGCGCGAAGCGGTCCGCGTAAAGCAACCCCTCTTCGTCTACGCACCCAAGGGCGACCAGGCAGTAGCCTTCCGCGCCCTCGCCCGGGAGATCTCATGA
- a CDS encoding ParB/RepB/Spo0J family partition protein, translating to MSSKADKLGVSASFARAQPAGVSSRRAAIAEATGAPTSGVVPPSEVPIEALAHNPFNLREDLTELEELAASLTARGQLQPLAVATRMAFMEAHPGATDGLGRAPYVVIDGNRRLAAAHLAGLKTIHIHVNDALSASSSDILESALIANIHRVDVAPMDQARALQELVDVHGSQAQVAKRLGKTGAWVSQRLALLNLTPTLQDKVESGELKVEPARRIGRLPQEAQEAAADESLNAVNPPRQRTHPVNGVNAVNAPTSTPPPTTPSPSPRITIATNSPETIADALTAHLTPDDLKAVTELLMLRI from the coding sequence ATGAGCAGCAAGGCAGACAAACTCGGAGTCTCGGCATCCTTCGCGCGGGCCCAGCCGGCCGGGGTGAGCTCCCGCCGCGCGGCCATCGCCGAAGCGACGGGCGCGCCCACCTCCGGCGTGGTCCCCCCGTCCGAGGTTCCCATCGAGGCCCTCGCCCACAACCCCTTCAACCTCCGCGAAGACCTCACGGAACTCGAAGAACTGGCGGCGTCCCTCACCGCCCGAGGCCAACTCCAGCCCCTCGCGGTCGCCACCCGCATGGCCTTCATGGAGGCTCACCCGGGCGCCACCGACGGCCTGGGCCGTGCCCCGTACGTCGTCATCGACGGCAACCGCCGCCTGGCAGCAGCCCACCTGGCCGGCCTGAAAACAATCCACATCCACGTCAACGACGCCCTCTCGGCCTCCTCCTCGGACATCCTCGAATCGGCCCTGATCGCCAACATCCACCGGGTCGACGTGGCCCCCATGGACCAGGCCCGCGCCCTCCAGGAACTCGTCGACGTCCACGGCTCCCAGGCCCAGGTCGCCAAGCGACTCGGCAAGACGGGCGCCTGGGTCTCCCAGCGCCTGGCCCTCCTGAACCTCACCCCCACCCTCCAGGACAAGGTGGAATCGGGCGAGCTCAAGGTGGAACCGGCCCGCCGCATCGGCCGCCTCCCCCAGGAGGCCCAGGAGGCAGCGGCGGACGAATCCCTCAACGCCGTAAATCCCCCCCGCCAACGCACCCACCCCGTTAACGGCGTTAACGCCGTTAACGCCCCGACCTCCACCCCACCCCCCACCACCCCCTCTCCCTCCCCCCGCATCACCATCGCCACGAACTCCCCGGAGACGATCGCGGACGCCCTCACCGCGCACCTCACCCCGGACGACCTCAAGGCCGTCACGGAGCTCCTGATGCTGCGCATCTGA
- the tpg gene encoding telomere-protecting terminal protein Tpg, whose amino-acid sequence MSEISDSLTRADEQHFTRPIPKSAGAQVRFLVKQLKSTKAVASALAISQRTVERYVKNEIKQPKPALAARLEAEVRRRWQPLVRKRARDKAARTTGLVIETRARFGFTAAPGTTDDGRMRRITQHLPPEYASRLFAAQDAGAAESQLRQIAAEGLQEIYFKDNGARATSLLVEFTDIDYVDFAF is encoded by the coding sequence ATGTCCGAGATCTCCGACAGCCTCACCAGGGCCGACGAACAGCACTTCACCCGCCCGATCCCCAAATCCGCGGGCGCCCAGGTCCGCTTCCTCGTCAAACAACTCAAATCCACAAAAGCAGTGGCATCAGCCCTGGCCATCTCCCAGCGCACGGTCGAGCGCTACGTCAAGAACGAGATCAAGCAGCCCAAGCCGGCCCTCGCCGCCCGCCTGGAAGCCGAAGTACGCCGCCGCTGGCAGCCCCTGGTCCGCAAGCGCGCCCGCGACAAGGCGGCCCGCACCACCGGCCTCGTCATCGAGACCCGCGCCCGCTTCGGCTTCACCGCGGCCCCCGGCACCACCGACGACGGCCGCATGCGCCGCATCACCCAGCACCTCCCCCCGGAGTACGCGTCCCGCCTCTTCGCCGCCCAGGACGCCGGCGCCGCCGAGTCCCAACTCCGGCAGATCGCGGCCGAAGGCCTCCAGGAGATCTACTTCAAGGACAACGGCGCTCGCGCCACGAGCCTCCTGGTCGAGTTCACGGACATCGACTACGTGGACTTCGCGTTCTGA
- a CDS encoding MarR family transcriptional regulator has translation MSTLRFAAVNADGLLSDLDLPPAAYRVLLKLRSLSEPGGRILIDQATVGGLLELSRPSVNAALRSLELAKLVRKVRNGVYQINPMLAGYNSFEDAVAAVNEMAPDERLDARGYVASYHQAVAEYQDQLAEQRKKRAAQAAAKKAAESKRRRTLHAVG, from the coding sequence GTGAGCACCTTGCGATTCGCTGCGGTCAACGCCGACGGGCTTCTCTCCGACCTCGACCTCCCGCCTGCGGCCTACCGTGTGCTGCTGAAGCTGCGTTCGCTGAGCGAGCCGGGCGGGCGGATCCTCATCGACCAGGCCACCGTGGGCGGGCTGCTGGAGCTGAGCCGGCCGAGCGTCAATGCCGCGCTGCGGAGCCTGGAGCTCGCGAAGCTGGTGCGGAAGGTTCGTAACGGGGTGTATCAGATCAACCCCATGCTGGCCGGGTACAACTCCTTCGAGGACGCTGTTGCCGCCGTGAACGAGATGGCGCCGGATGAGCGGCTCGACGCGCGGGGGTATGTCGCCAGCTACCACCAGGCGGTGGCGGAGTATCAGGACCAGCTGGCCGAGCAGCGGAAGAAGCGGGCCGCTCAGGCGGCCGCGAAGAAGGCTGCGGAGTCGAAGCGGCGCAGGACGTTGCACGCCGTGGGGTGA